In a single window of the Pseudodesulfovibrio profundus genome:
- a CDS encoding site-2 protease family protein translates to MFDFFSPEALQRYAILAPGLLIALVCHEVAHGYVAYLLGDPTAKSQGRLTLNPIKHLDPLGTLAFFLVHFGWAKPVPINPNFFKNPRKGMLLTAIAGPGVNFLLAAIFALVIHILTFTHFEQSQFTDTVIVPLYLISQAGVFVNLILGVFNLLPIPPLDGSNVLAYFLPPNLAYKYMSLNRYGFIILIGIIMVGQFSGYSLVGAVIFPLVRGAASLLGVTI, encoded by the coding sequence ATGTTCGATTTCTTTTCACCCGAAGCGCTGCAGCGGTATGCCATACTGGCTCCCGGCCTGCTCATCGCTCTGGTCTGTCACGAGGTAGCCCACGGCTATGTGGCCTATCTGCTCGGTGACCCTACGGCTAAATCACAAGGACGCCTGACGCTCAACCCGATCAAGCATCTTGACCCACTGGGAACGCTCGCCTTTTTCCTCGTTCATTTCGGATGGGCAAAACCGGTCCCCATCAATCCGAATTTCTTCAAGAATCCACGCAAAGGCATGTTACTGACGGCCATTGCTGGTCCCGGCGTCAACTTTCTGCTTGCCGCCATATTCGCCCTGGTCATCCACATTCTGACATTCACACATTTTGAACAATCCCAGTTTACGGATACGGTCATCGTACCCCTGTATCTGATTTCGCAGGCAGGCGTTTTCGTGAACCTTATTCTGGGCGTGTTCAACCTGCTGCCCATTCCGCCACTGGACGGCAGCAACGTATTGGCGTACTTTCTCCCGCCTAACTTGGCATACAAGTACATGAGCCTGAACCGATACGGATTCATTATCCTCATCGGTATCATCATGGTCGGGCAGTTTTCCGGCTACTCCCTGGTCGGCGCGGTCATATTCCCGCTGGTCCGCGGAGCCGCGAGCCTGCTCGGCGTAACCATTTAA
- the ruvX gene encoding Holliday junction resolvase RuvX: MRALGIDFGLKRVGLAVSDPTGTLVSPYKTIVRTTRDALFDEILDIIVKESIETVVVGLPLSLDGEDTLTTRQARNFAQSLERRTDKPILLMDERLSSAQAEEELNAADVRGRKRKMALDSQAAVIILRSWLESGH, from the coding sequence ATGCGAGCCCTTGGAATAGATTTTGGCCTCAAGCGTGTGGGATTGGCTGTGTCCGATCCGACCGGAACGCTGGTTTCTCCCTATAAAACCATTGTCCGGACCACGCGTGACGCTCTCTTTGACGAAATCCTCGATATCATTGTAAAGGAATCCATCGAAACCGTGGTGGTCGGGTTGCCTCTTTCCCTTGATGGTGAGGATACGCTGACGACCCGACAGGCTCGGAACTTTGCCCAGAGTCTGGAACGGCGTACGGACAAGCCGATTCTCCTCATGGACGAACGGCTCTCTTCCGCGCAGGCCGAAGAAGAACTCAATGCTGCCGACGTGCGCGGCAGGAAACGCAAGATGGCACTGGACAGTCAGGCCGCCGTCATTATTTTACGTTCATGGCTCGAAAGCGGACACTGA
- a CDS encoding ATP-binding protein, producing MKCSRCKKLACVALPSHNAGFCPECFPLFFSKQVATAIRREKMFTHDERILVALSGGKDSLGLMLELKLQGYDVTGLHIDLGIPDSSWKARKKVEDFCEKNELNLEVFEMEKWGLPISDVNEFVDRPVCAVCGKMKRHHFNRIAREGGYDALATGHNLDDEVARLFANTLRWDTAFLSDQGPVLPAAEGFVRKVKPLFRLTEFETANYAFLKGIEIHSDPCPYSTGASFTNHKELWGELEYRSPGQKFQFYNGFLQRGKAAFAELEKEIGADLKPCEECGSPTSVGVCSICRIKKSVHQKKTEAGLV from the coding sequence ATGAAGTGCTCCCGCTGTAAAAAACTGGCCTGTGTGGCATTGCCGAGCCATAACGCCGGCTTCTGCCCCGAATGTTTCCCGCTCTTTTTTTCCAAGCAGGTGGCAACAGCCATCCGCCGCGAAAAGATGTTCACCCATGACGAGCGTATTCTGGTTGCCCTTTCCGGCGGCAAGGATTCCCTTGGCCTCATGCTTGAGCTGAAGTTGCAGGGATACGATGTCACCGGCCTGCATATTGACCTTGGTATTCCCGATTCCTCCTGGAAGGCGCGGAAAAAGGTCGAAGATTTCTGCGAAAAAAATGAACTGAATCTCGAAGTGTTCGAGATGGAGAAGTGGGGCCTGCCGATCAGCGATGTGAACGAATTCGTTGATCGCCCGGTCTGTGCCGTCTGCGGCAAGATGAAACGCCATCACTTCAATAGGATCGCCCGTGAAGGCGGATACGATGCGCTGGCCACCGGTCACAACCTTGATGATGAAGTCGCCCGCCTGTTCGCCAATACATTGCGATGGGATACGGCGTTTCTTTCCGATCAGGGTCCGGTACTGCCCGCAGCCGAGGGGTTTGTCCGCAAGGTCAAGCCGCTGTTCCGACTGACGGAGTTCGAAACCGCCAACTACGCATTCCTCAAGGGCATCGAGATTCATTCCGATCCGTGTCCCTATTCAACCGGCGCCAGCTTCACCAACCACAAGGAGTTGTGGGGAGAGCTGGAGTACCGTAGTCCCGGGCAGAAGTTCCAGTTCTACAACGGGTTCCTTCAGCGTGGTAAGGCAGCCTTTGCCGAACTGGAAAAGGAGATCGGCGCTGATTTGAAACCGTGCGAAGAGTGTGGCTCCCCGACCAGTGTCGGTGTCTGCTCCATTTGCCGGATCAAGAAATCCGTCCACCAGAAAAAGACCGAGGCAGGCCTGGTGTAA
- the trpS gene encoding tryptophan--tRNA ligase → MSENKRILSGMRPTGPLHLGHYFGVIANWLKLQEEYDCYFFVADWHAMTSEYANPTKIKEFVPGLVKDWVAAGLDPEKCVIFQQSMVKEHAELYLYFSMITPLGWLERNPTYKEIKGELTQKDLNTHGFLGYPVLQAADILLYKPAAVPVGKDQLPHLELNREIARRFNHLNGTELFPEPADMLTEEAKLPGLDGRKMSKSYGNSIMLSEPMDEIVPKVRGMKTDENRLRKSDPGDPDICNLYPYHKLMTDPAKLPEIQEGCRNASWGCVDCKKVLLESLERFLTPLHERRAACTDERVQEILEAGNAKARTFAEQTMAEVRKVTGFDF, encoded by the coding sequence ATGAGCGAAAACAAACGCATCCTCTCCGGCATGAGGCCCACCGGCCCCCTCCACCTCGGTCACTACTTCGGCGTTATCGCCAACTGGCTCAAACTCCAGGAAGAGTACGACTGTTATTTTTTCGTGGCCGATTGGCACGCCATGACCAGCGAATACGCGAACCCCACCAAGATCAAGGAATTCGTTCCCGGTCTGGTTAAGGACTGGGTCGCAGCCGGTCTCGATCCCGAGAAGTGCGTGATCTTCCAGCAGTCCATGGTCAAGGAACACGCTGAACTGTATCTCTATTTCTCCATGATTACCCCGCTGGGTTGGCTGGAACGCAACCCGACCTACAAGGAAATCAAGGGCGAGTTGACGCAGAAGGATCTGAACACCCATGGTTTCCTCGGATACCCGGTTCTTCAGGCAGCCGACATCCTGCTGTACAAGCCTGCAGCCGTTCCCGTTGGCAAGGACCAACTGCCGCACCTGGAATTGAACCGCGAGATCGCTCGCCGCTTCAACCACCTCAACGGCACGGAGCTGTTCCCGGAACCGGCTGATATGCTCACCGAAGAAGCCAAACTGCCCGGACTCGATGGACGCAAGATGTCCAAATCCTATGGCAACTCCATCATGCTTTCCGAACCCATGGATGAGATCGTTCCCAAGGTTCGCGGCATGAAGACCGATGAGAACCGCCTCCGCAAGTCCGATCCGGGCGATCCCGATATCTGCAACCTTTACCCGTACCACAAGCTGATGACCGATCCGGCCAAGCTGCCCGAGATTCAGGAAGGCTGCCGCAACGCAAGCTGGGGTTGTGTGGACTGTAAGAAGGTGCTGCTCGAATCCCTGGAACGTTTCCTCACCCCGCTGCACGAGCGCCGCGCCGCCTGCACGGACGAGCGCGTTCAGGAAATCCTTGAGGCAGGTAACGCAAAGGCACGCACTTTTGCCGAGCAGACCATGGCCGAAGTTCGAAAAGTCACCGGATTCGACTTTTAA
- a CDS encoding HD-GYP domain-containing protein encodes MSQLANNNQYFAISPLIIRPNSCAEFGVYLRHENYYVLFNAGGRTFTQDKRQELVNNNVLQVYIANRDRDLYRHYLLENISGVLDDESIPVAERAQAWTNSATVLGKELFEDNLPGPAFEKRYLRFEKLIESTATFLQSPKSLKHLSSLINKGYETYHHGISTMVYAVTLMQEFEYDEYKTLTCGMGALIHDIGKTALPAEIINQDPDKLEPDEQDILALHPMVGARTCATFNLPTIATNCILFHHERADGKGYPTKAVSSDLPMHTKIVALANTYDNLTRNQPYRKALKPFQALKAIMEDDGATDKILLKKFIELLSRAKIT; translated from the coding sequence ATGTCGCAATTAGCAAATAATAACCAATACTTTGCCATATCGCCCCTTATTATCCGCCCAAACTCATGTGCTGAGTTCGGCGTATATTTGCGACATGAAAACTACTACGTGCTGTTCAATGCCGGAGGCCGGACATTCACCCAGGACAAACGGCAGGAACTGGTCAATAACAATGTCCTGCAGGTCTATATCGCCAACAGGGATCGGGACCTGTACCGGCACTATCTACTGGAAAACATCTCCGGCGTTCTGGATGATGAAAGCATCCCAGTAGCGGAACGTGCGCAGGCCTGGACCAATTCGGCCACCGTGCTCGGCAAGGAACTGTTTGAGGACAACCTGCCCGGACCAGCGTTTGAAAAGCGGTACCTACGGTTTGAAAAACTCATTGAGTCCACGGCCACATTCCTGCAGTCGCCCAAGTCGCTCAAGCATCTTTCAAGCCTCATCAACAAGGGGTATGAAACTTACCACCACGGCATCAGCACCATGGTTTATGCCGTCACTCTGATGCAGGAATTCGAGTATGACGAGTACAAAACCCTGACCTGTGGAATGGGGGCGCTCATTCACGATATCGGCAAGACAGCACTCCCTGCCGAAATTATCAATCAGGACCCGGACAAGCTGGAGCCGGACGAACAGGACATCCTCGCCCTGCACCCCATGGTCGGAGCGCGGACGTGTGCGACCTTCAATCTGCCGACCATCGCGACCAACTGTATCCTGTTTCACCATGAACGGGCCGACGGCAAAGGGTATCCGACCAAAGCGGTCAGCTCCGATCTGCCCATGCACACCAAGATCGTCGCCCTGGCCAATACGTACGACAACCTGACGCGTAACCAGCCATATAGAAAAGCCTTGAAACCATTTCAGGCACTCAAGGCCATCATGGAAGACGACGGGGCCACGGACAAAATTTTGCTCAAGAAATTCATTGAGTTGCTCTCACGAGCAAAGATCACCTAA
- a CDS encoding response regulator, with translation MNQPKILVVDDEKHIRMLYREELEAEGYTVATSDGEEEILDVIEREKPIIVILDIKLGVNRSGLDLLQEIRAKDQQIPVILSTAYDSFQHDLKSIAADYYVVKSVDLTELKDKVRMALNKAGV, from the coding sequence ATGAACCAACCGAAGATTCTCGTTGTCGACGACGAAAAACACATCCGCATGCTCTACAGGGAAGAACTTGAGGCGGAAGGATATACCGTTGCAACTTCCGACGGTGAAGAAGAAATTCTTGACGTTATCGAAAGGGAAAAACCGATAATTGTCATTCTGGACATCAAGCTGGGCGTAAATCGATCTGGCCTTGACCTGCTGCAGGAGATCAGAGCCAAAGACCAGCAGATTCCAGTCATCCTTTCCACCGCCTACGACTCGTTCCAGCACGATCTCAAATCCATTGCCGCCGACTATTACGTCGTAAAATCCGTAGACCTGACGGAACTGAAAGACAAAGTCAGAATGGCCCTCAATAAGGCTGGCGTTTAG
- a CDS encoding cysteine synthase yields MNIDLLALIGETPLVEIRHLNPNPHVKILAKIEAQNPGGSIKDRVAAAMIEAAEASGELTKDKIIIEATSGNTGVGLAMVAAIKGYRIKLLMPETASEERKMIMAAYGAELELTPGHLSTDGAIEQAYRYAREEPETYVLMDQFNNPASIDAHYNGTGREIWEQTNGEVTHCVMTLGTSGTAMGIAKRLHEEGGVHVAAVEPYAGHKIQGLKNMLESYPPGIYDKNNLDEILHVEDDVAFDMCRRLAREEGIFVGMSSGAAMAGAIQMAERVESGLIVTIFPDSGERYLSTHLYKQQSGSGVSVFDMASGKQKHLDTNAGLGLYTMGPSLDNPDGLDAWRRVVLQDVMARHLASRGVNTSLAVGLTDMDDRTLTAAREAGISRESFAADRREAILRRAEDMGVDSSVSFPLSSASDEMSLELCRKLLGKGLAYEKLRSVYFDVFRDKRYGEIGTVDMDKVSGGRTVDLGSYVKDNPLDFTLLKRATLLDLKRGEVLETEWGNVRPSWFLQHAATALTTQKRTDIMIGSEKHRFPHLENLRAIWSTAGRELQAWMVCQQATDGADGDLISVAETLGGFRAARFWLLSAASRKPLCASQDNLKMWARNWRKIQECAAVLTLASDNHGDVISSEVEQAVFNLKAGFKTAMEDDAALHHFWPVLFKFVKEVNGWAAKGILTGAAAKSCLEELRVVDGILGILDHAQMPIPLSDLPAEVQGMLADRQKARESKDFEASDSLRDQIMNAGFRLEDTANVPRVFRA; encoded by the coding sequence ATGAATATAGACCTTTTGGCGCTCATCGGCGAGACCCCGCTGGTGGAAATCCGCCATCTTAATCCCAATCCGCACGTCAAGATTTTGGCGAAAATCGAGGCGCAGAATCCCGGCGGATCCATCAAGGACCGGGTAGCCGCAGCCATGATCGAAGCTGCCGAGGCTTCGGGCGAGTTGACAAAAGACAAGATCATTATTGAAGCCACCTCGGGCAATACCGGGGTTGGGCTGGCCATGGTTGCGGCTATCAAGGGATACCGCATCAAGCTGCTCATGCCGGAGACCGCGAGCGAAGAGCGCAAGATGATCATGGCCGCTTATGGTGCCGAACTGGAGCTGACACCGGGCCATCTTTCCACGGACGGGGCCATCGAGCAGGCGTACCGCTATGCCCGTGAAGAGCCGGAAACTTACGTGCTGATGGATCAGTTCAACAATCCGGCATCCATTGATGCGCATTACAACGGCACTGGCCGCGAGATTTGGGAGCAGACCAACGGCGAAGTGACCCATTGTGTCATGACGCTCGGTACGTCCGGCACGGCCATGGGCATTGCCAAGCGGTTGCATGAGGAAGGTGGCGTGCATGTGGCGGCGGTGGAGCCGTACGCAGGGCACAAGATTCAGGGCCTCAAAAACATGTTGGAGTCCTATCCCCCCGGAATTTACGACAAGAACAACCTTGATGAAATCCTGCACGTTGAGGATGACGTTGCCTTTGATATGTGTCGTCGTCTTGCCCGTGAAGAAGGGATTTTCGTGGGCATGAGTTCCGGTGCTGCCATGGCCGGAGCCATCCAGATGGCGGAGCGGGTGGAGTCCGGCCTGATCGTCACCATTTTCCCCGATTCAGGGGAGCGGTATCTTTCCACCCACCTGTACAAACAGCAGAGCGGGAGTGGCGTCTCTGTTTTCGATATGGCGTCGGGCAAACAGAAACATCTCGATACCAATGCAGGACTTGGGCTCTACACCATGGGGCCGTCACTGGATAATCCGGACGGGCTCGATGCGTGGCGACGTGTTGTTCTGCAGGATGTCATGGCGCGTCATCTGGCATCACGCGGCGTGAATACCTCGCTTGCCGTGGGGCTTACCGATATGGATGACCGGACGCTTACCGCGGCCCGTGAGGCCGGGATTTCCCGTGAATCCTTTGCGGCCGATCGCCGCGAGGCCATTTTGCGTCGGGCTGAAGATATGGGCGTGGATAGCAGCGTGTCTTTTCCGCTGTCCTCTGCCTCTGACGAGATGTCTCTTGAGCTGTGCCGCAAGCTTCTCGGTAAGGGGTTGGCGTACGAAAAGCTGCGGTCCGTATATTTTGACGTCTTCCGTGACAAGCGCTACGGCGAGATCGGAACCGTGGATATGGATAAGGTGTCCGGTGGACGAACCGTCGATCTCGGAAGCTATGTAAAGGACAACCCCCTTGATTTTACCTTGTTGAAACGGGCTACGCTTCTTGATCTCAAACGCGGGGAAGTGCTGGAAACCGAGTGGGGCAATGTGCGCCCAAGCTGGTTCCTGCAGCACGCGGCAACGGCTCTCACCACGCAGAAGCGGACCGACATCATGATCGGTAGCGAGAAGCATCGCTTTCCGCATCTTGAAAACCTGCGGGCTATCTGGTCCACGGCAGGGCGTGAGTTGCAGGCATGGATGGTCTGCCAGCAGGCAACGGACGGTGCCGATGGTGACCTGATCTCCGTAGCTGAAACACTGGGCGGATTCCGCGCGGCTCGTTTCTGGCTGCTCTCGGCCGCAAGCCGCAAACCGCTGTGTGCATCCCAGGACAACCTGAAAATGTGGGCGCGTAACTGGCGCAAGATTCAGGAATGTGCCGCAGTGCTCACATTGGCCAGCGACAATCATGGGGATGTCATATCCTCGGAAGTAGAGCAGGCAGTGTTCAATCTCAAGGCCGGTTTCAAGACGGCAATGGAAGACGATGCGGCCCTGCATCACTTCTGGCCTGTGCTTTTCAAGTTCGTGAAAGAGGTCAACGGTTGGGCCGCGAAGGGGATACTTACCGGGGCGGCTGCAAAAAGTTGCCTTGAAGAATTGCGGGTCGTGGATGGAATTCTTGGTATTCTTGATCACGCACAGATGCCTATTCCGCTTTCCGATCTCCCCGCAGAGGTGCAGGGGATGCTCGCAGATCGACAAAAAGCGCGTGAGAGCAAGGACTTTGAAGCATCGGATTCACTGCGCGATCAGATCATGAACGCCGGATTTCGTCTTGAAGATACTGCCAATGTTCCGCGTGTATTTCGTGCATAG
- a CDS encoding glycosyltransferase family 2 protein → MPVSPSISVTMPCYNCGDTVAGALDSVLSQVGVDFEVVAVDDGSTDDTAGILAEYARRDSRIRTFSIEHGGVIAAANAAIEASVGRYIARMDADDEMLPHRLRAQAQLLDENPDVGLVGCRVRFGGCRSECAGYAYYVDWTNTLLTNEAISLNRFVEFPVPNPSIMYRRECIEKHGPYIDGDFPEDYELLLRWLEAGVRMAKVDDELMVWNDPPTRLSRNHPRYDVDAFYRIKTEYLARWLAANNPHHPEVHILGSGRTTRKRADLLLECGVEFAAYYDVDPRKIGNVVNGIPVRNRNEIPVPGDGFCIPYVGSRGARDDIMEFLEGRGYVLGSNYIPAA, encoded by the coding sequence ATGCCGGTCAGTCCCTCCATATCCGTGACCATGCCTTGCTACAATTGCGGGGATACCGTGGCCGGAGCGCTGGACAGTGTGCTGTCACAGGTGGGGGTGGACTTCGAGGTGGTGGCCGTTGATGACGGCTCAACTGATGATACTGCGGGAATCCTGGCCGAATATGCGCGCCGGGATTCCCGCATTCGTACCTTTTCCATAGAGCATGGCGGTGTCATTGCCGCAGCCAATGCCGCCATCGAAGCGTCCGTCGGTCGTTACATTGCGCGGATGGATGCGGATGACGAGATGCTGCCCCATCGTTTGCGTGCGCAGGCGCAACTTCTCGACGAGAACCCTGATGTCGGACTGGTCGGTTGCCGTGTCCGTTTCGGCGGGTGTCGTTCGGAATGCGCCGGATACGCCTACTATGTGGACTGGACCAATACGCTGCTGACCAACGAGGCCATCAGCCTGAACCGGTTCGTGGAGTTTCCGGTCCCCAATCCGTCCATCATGTACCGACGGGAGTGTATCGAGAAGCATGGCCCGTACATTGATGGCGACTTCCCGGAAGATTACGAACTGTTGCTTCGCTGGCTGGAAGCCGGAGTCAGGATGGCGAAAGTCGATGACGAGCTGATGGTCTGGAACGATCCGCCCACACGCTTGTCGCGTAATCATCCGCGCTATGATGTGGACGCCTTTTACCGCATCAAGACCGAATATCTCGCACGCTGGTTGGCGGCCAATAATCCTCATCATCCCGAGGTGCACATCCTCGGCTCGGGACGGACCACGCGCAAGCGGGCAGACCTGCTGCTGGAGTGTGGCGTGGAGTTCGCTGCCTACTATGATGTCGACCCCCGCAAGATCGGAAACGTGGTCAACGGCATACCTGTTCGCAACAGGAATGAAATCCCGGTTCCGGGCGATGGCTTCTGTATTCCGTATGTGGGCAGCCGGGGAGCGCGCGATGATATTATGGAGTTTCTGGAAGGACGAGGGTATGTTCTTGGCAGCAATTATATCCCTGCCGCCTGA
- the mltG gene encoding endolytic transglycosylase MltG → MARKRTLIIAFTSLLLMAALGSGGYFYFKAWQQEQFLTVPPETPGRDVIFRVEPGQIFTTIARNLKEAGLITDTLRFRSLAMEQGKSSSIRAGKFKLNTGWVPGEILHELTTSAGIMKRVSVREGLTWWQTGIKVEEAGIGSRESFASAVADRELLDRYGIQADTAEGYLFPETYLLTPPQGDQSVYMAETMIKEFFNNARKAWPDGLPEWEELHKTVILASIVEKETGDVTERARIAGVFQNRLKRGMLIQSDPTIIYGLGEAFDGDLRRVHLKDKSNPYNTYTRRGLPPGPICSPGLDAIKAVLEPESHSYLYFVAKGDGSHYFSKSLKEHNRAVRKYQLRRNKKTYRSTKQ, encoded by the coding sequence ATGGCTCGAAAGCGGACACTGATCATAGCATTTACTTCTCTGTTGCTCATGGCAGCCCTCGGAAGCGGCGGATATTTCTATTTCAAGGCGTGGCAGCAGGAGCAATTCCTTACCGTGCCTCCCGAGACCCCCGGGCGCGATGTCATCTTTCGGGTGGAACCGGGACAGATATTCACCACCATTGCCAGAAATCTCAAGGAAGCCGGTTTGATAACCGATACGCTTCGGTTCCGTAGCCTGGCCATGGAACAGGGCAAAAGTTCTTCTATTCGTGCTGGAAAATTCAAGCTCAACACCGGCTGGGTGCCTGGGGAAATCCTGCATGAGCTGACCACCTCCGCCGGTATCATGAAACGGGTGTCGGTCCGTGAAGGGCTGACATGGTGGCAGACGGGAATCAAGGTCGAAGAAGCGGGTATTGGCAGCCGTGAAAGCTTTGCCAGTGCCGTTGCCGACCGGGAACTCCTCGACCGCTATGGCATACAGGCCGACACCGCAGAAGGGTATCTTTTCCCCGAAACATATCTTCTGACCCCACCGCAGGGCGATCAGTCCGTGTACATGGCCGAGACCATGATCAAGGAATTTTTCAACAATGCCCGCAAAGCGTGGCCGGACGGCCTTCCCGAGTGGGAAGAGCTGCACAAGACGGTCATCCTTGCCTCCATCGTGGAGAAGGAAACCGGGGACGTAACCGAGCGCGCCCGTATTGCCGGGGTGTTTCAGAACCGTTTGAAGCGGGGAATGCTCATCCAGTCCGATCCCACAATCATATACGGCCTTGGCGAGGCGTTCGACGGAGACCTGCGTCGCGTGCATCTCAAGGACAAGAGTAATCCCTACAATACGTATACGCGCCGAGGACTGCCCCCCGGTCCCATTTGCTCTCCCGGCCTGGATGCCATCAAGGCCGTGCTTGAGCCGGAATCCCATTCGTATCTGTACTTCGTGGCCAAGGGCGACGGCTCACATTACTTCAGCAAGTCCCTGAAAGAACACAATCGAGCTGTCCGTAAATACCAGTTGCGACGGAATAAAAAGACCTATCGATCAACCAAGCAGTAA
- a CDS encoding FKBP-type peptidyl-prolyl cis-trans isomerase, translating to MTAQKGSTVKVHYTGTLKDDGSQFDSSEGRDPLEFKLGEGMVIAGFEKAVIGKSAGDSATVEVPPEEGYGEPNDQLVFQVRKEQIPPNVELEKDIMLEIRTEDGQPAYVRVTDFDEEMVTLDGNHPLAGKTLVFDINVVEVA from the coding sequence ATGACTGCGCAAAAAGGTAGCACGGTTAAGGTTCACTACACAGGAACTCTGAAAGACGACGGCAGCCAGTTCGATTCGAGCGAAGGCCGCGACCCGTTGGAGTTCAAGCTCGGCGAAGGCATGGTCATCGCCGGTTTTGAAAAAGCTGTCATCGGTAAATCCGCTGGCGACTCCGCCACCGTGGAAGTACCGCCCGAAGAAGGGTACGGCGAGCCCAACGATCAGTTGGTATTCCAGGTTCGTAAAGAACAGATTCCGCCGAATGTTGAACTGGAAAAAGACATCATGCTTGAAATCCGCACCGAAGACGGTCAGCCCGCTTACGTGCGTGTCACAGATTTCGACGAAGAGATGGTCACCCTCGACGGCAACCATCCCCTCGCTGGCAAAACGCTGGTGTTTGATATCAACGTTGTCGAAGTTGCTTAA
- a CDS encoding pyridoxal phosphate-dependent aminotransferase — MSISKRCCDITPFLVMEVLEAAQEMERNGESIIHMEVGEPDFDTPDCIKRASCKALDNGHTHYTHSLGIIELREAIAEDYRKNYGVSVQPGNIAVTQGTSPAMLALFSAILEEGDKVITSDPCYACYDNFITFAGAESLKIPVSEEDSFQFRVSAIREAIAANDNVKAILINSPANPTGTLLSEERMKAIAKLAEEFNLWIISDEIYNGLVYEGEAHSILEYTDRAFVLNGFSKLYAMTGWRLGYLIAPQDFIRTLQTVCQNFFISANSMAQWGGVAALKEADLDVAHMKKTYNERRIYILDRLKKMGFDIKNDPTGAFYVLVNMRHLAEKFDGSSLKLAYDILEKAKIGVTPGIDFGPGAEGFIRFSYATAMDDIKEGMDRLEKYLELYA; from the coding sequence ATGAGTATTTCCAAACGCTGTTGTGACATCACCCCGTTTCTGGTCATGGAAGTTCTTGAAGCCGCACAGGAAATGGAACGTAACGGTGAATCCATCATCCATATGGAGGTGGGCGAGCCGGACTTCGATACCCCGGACTGCATCAAGCGGGCATCCTGCAAGGCGCTGGACAACGGGCACACCCACTATACCCACTCGCTGGGCATCATTGAATTGCGCGAAGCCATCGCAGAGGATTACCGGAAGAACTACGGAGTATCTGTTCAACCGGGGAACATTGCAGTCACGCAGGGAACAAGCCCGGCAATGCTCGCCCTTTTCTCGGCAATTCTTGAGGAAGGCGACAAGGTCATCACGTCCGATCCCTGCTATGCCTGCTACGACAACTTCATCACCTTTGCCGGTGCCGAGTCGCTGAAAATCCCGGTCAGTGAAGAGGATTCCTTTCAGTTTCGTGTCTCTGCCATCCGCGAAGCCATTGCTGCCAATGACAATGTCAAAGCCATTCTGATCAACTCCCCGGCCAACCCGACAGGCACCCTGCTCTCCGAAGAACGCATGAAAGCCATTGCCAAACTGGCGGAAGAGTTCAATCTGTGGATCATTTCCGACGAAATATACAATGGCCTTGTATACGAAGGAGAGGCACATTCCATCCTCGAATACACGGATCGCGCCTTTGTTTTGAACGGATTTTCCAAGCTCTATGCCATGACCGGCTGGCGTCTGGGCTATCTCATTGCACCACAGGACTTCATCCGCACGCTTCAGACTGTCTGTCAGAACTTCTTCATTTCCGCGAACAGCATGGCCCAATGGGGCGGCGTGGCGGCACTGAAGGAAGCGGACCTCGACGTTGCGCACATGAAAAAGACCTACAACGAGCGGCGCATTTACATACTCGACCGCCTCAAAAAGATGGGATTTGACATCAAAAACGATCCGACTGGCGCATTTTACGTGCTGGTTAACATGCGCCATTTGGCCGAAAAATTCGACGGCTCCTCCCTCAAATTGGCCTATGACATTCTTGAAAAAGCCAAGATCGGCGTCACTCCCGGTATCGACTTCGGGCCCGGCGCAGAAGGATTCATCCGTTTTTCCTACGCCACGGCAATGGATGACATCAAAGAGGGCATGGATAGACTGGAGAAATATCTGGAGCTTTACGCGTAA